The Dreissena polymorpha isolate Duluth1 chromosome 10, UMN_Dpol_1.0, whole genome shotgun sequence genome includes a region encoding these proteins:
- the LOC127848814 gene encoding uncharacterized protein LOC127848814 gives MNKFTRALFYALNITVAAFAREPSCPVCSRYDYEERILERVLTNELDMKNMVKEIRETNAKVEAALNVFQEDKTELATAMIKLTKTQDEMKLKLDDAINGALLNISKAVAEMTTNTSGAITLVQKENKILKDQLVVPVIYFYARTPAQLTMTPGHDVIFTSVNVNEGQGYNPSNGRFTVSVAGLYVFTVQHCIQYVKYSDLEIVHQGKTLQRAVYQDGDSLNSCSAMQAFTMATMADQIWVKTTGACFFFEDSIRYTSFSGALIHT, from the exons ATGAATAAATTCACCAGGGCTCTGTTTTACGCACTTAACATAACGGTCGCCGCATTCGCCAGAGAACCATCTTGTCCCGTTTGTTCTCGTTACGATTATGAAGAGCGAATACTAGAAAGAGTATTGACTAATGAACTGGACATGAAAAATATGGTAAAAGAAATCAGAGAGACCAATGCCAAGGTGGAAGCTGCATTGAACGTGTTTCAAGAAGACAAGACCGAGTTAGCCACTGCAATGATAAAACTGACAAAAACGCAAGacgaaatgaaattaaaattggACGATGCCATTAATGGAGCTCTCTTGAACATTTCTAAAGCAGTGGCTGAGATGACGACCAATACTTCGGGGGCCATTACACTTGTGCAAAAGGAAAACAAGATTTTGAAAG atcaATTAGTGGTTCCTGTGATATATTTCTACGCCCGAACCCCAGCACAGCTAACCATGACGCCGGGACACGACGTCATTTTCACTTCTGTGAATGTTAATGAAGGTCAAGGCTATAACCCATCCAATGGCAGATTCACTGTGTCAGTCGCCGGCCTGTATGTGTTCACAGTTCAACACTGCATCCAATATGTGAAGTATTCCGACCTGGAAATTGTTCACCAAGGGAAAACACTGCAACGGGCAGTGTACCAGGATGGTGATAGCCTCAACTCGTGTTCCGCTATGCAGGCATTTACAATGGCTACAATGGCGGATCAAATATGGGTGAAGACCACGGGAGCGTGTTTTTTCTTTGAGGACTCTATTCGCTATACATCATTTTCCGGCGCACTGATTCATACATAA